A part of Thermococcus sp. JdF3 genomic DNA contains:
- a CDS encoding PaaI family thioesterase — MEQMTHRLTSERLVGKPVKIEKNYAEVLMETVKEMAVDEYGLVHGGFTFGLADYAAMLAVNEPTVVLGKAEVKFLKPVRVGDRLVARAEVIEESGGGVGGGTSPRRKKLVKAEVFNERDEKVFEGTFHCYVLEKHVLE; from the coding sequence ATGGAGCAGATGACTCACAGGCTGACCTCTGAAAGATTGGTTGGAAAGCCCGTGAAAATTGAGAAGAATTACGCGGAAGTTCTTATGGAGACCGTCAAAGAGATGGCGGTCGACGAGTACGGGCTGGTTCACGGCGGCTTCACCTTTGGCTTGGCTGACTACGCGGCCATGTTAGCCGTCAACGAGCCAACGGTTGTGCTCGGAAAGGCAGAGGTCAAGTTTTTAAAGCCGGTGAGGGTCGGTGATAGGCTCGTGGCGAGGGCGGAGGTTATAGAAGAGTCCGGAGGGGGTGTGGGGGGCGGAACGTCCCCCCGGAGGAAGAAGCTGGTGAAAGCAGAGGTCTTCAACGAGAGGGACGAGAAAGTCTTCGAGGGAACCTTCCACTGCTACGTTCTGGAGAAGCACGTGCTCGAATGA
- a CDS encoding DUF2240 family protein translates to MHPIKRAVEYKGSVEFTRSELVGILAFSLRLMDVKAAKKLIAKSLEEGLLEELGGVLVVNKALLAEEEAEEDLFNEMAAHIAGSLGWEREEVIEGIKSMRERYGDLDEKVLAYLFGMDKGVDMSRFKDRLDV, encoded by the coding sequence GTGCACCCGATAAAACGCGCGGTTGAGTATAAGGGCTCGGTTGAGTTCACCCGGAGCGAGCTCGTTGGGATACTTGCCTTCAGCCTCCGCCTGATGGACGTGAAGGCCGCGAAGAAGCTTATAGCGAAGTCCCTGGAGGAGGGCCTCCTCGAGGAACTGGGAGGGGTCCTGGTGGTCAACAAAGCCCTGCTCGCGGAGGAGGAAGCCGAGGAGGACCTCTTCAACGAGATGGCGGCGCATATAGCCGGTTCTCTCGGCTGGGAGCGGGAGGAGGTCATCGAGGGCATCAAATCCATGCGCGAGCGCTACGGCGACCTCGACGAGAAGGTTCTGGCGTACCTCTTCGGCATGGACAAGGGCGTTGATATGTCGCGCTTTAAGGACCGGCTTGATGTTTAA
- a CDS encoding nicotinamidase, producing MPEEALIIVDMQRDFMPGGALPVPEGDRIIPRCNRYIEEFRRRGALIVATRDWHPENHVSFREQGGPWPRHCVQNTPGAEFVVELPADAVIISKATEPDKEAYSGFEGTNLVEILKRNGVKRVYVCGVATEYCVRATALDAVKHGFETYLLRDAVKGINPQDEERALREMERAGVKVLYLI from the coding sequence ATGCCCGAGGAGGCTCTCATCATCGTTGACATGCAAAGGGACTTCATGCCCGGCGGGGCTTTACCTGTTCCGGAGGGCGACAGGATAATACCCCGGTGCAACCGCTACATCGAGGAGTTCCGGAGGAGGGGGGCTTTGATAGTCGCGACGCGCGACTGGCATCCCGAGAACCACGTCAGCTTCAGGGAGCAGGGTGGGCCGTGGCCGAGGCACTGTGTCCAGAACACGCCGGGCGCGGAGTTCGTCGTGGAGCTCCCGGCCGATGCGGTGATAATCTCGAAGGCGACGGAGCCGGATAAAGAGGCCTACTCCGGATTTGAGGGAACGAATCTGGTGGAGATACTGAAGAGAAACGGGGTGAAAAGGGTCTACGTCTGCGGCGTCGCGACCGAGTACTGCGTCAGGGCGACCGCCCTCGATGCCGTCAAGCACGGCTTCGAGACCTACCTCCTCCGCGACGCGGTGAAGGGAATCAACCCCCAGGATGAGGAGAGGGCTTTGAGGGAGATGGAGAGGGCCGGCGTGAAGGTTCTCTACCTGATATGA
- a CDS encoding AI-2E family transporter, with protein sequence MRAELIAWTAAVLIIAYLAWETVSPLITPIFFGIVLAYAAYPIHRRLSGRMGRKKSAAALTVGTVGLGGVVTFELLMISVKVASSFYDSIVDFFDWLMSQPLPPEVLAFLERFSDQLIPRVSEYISHETLSLPLYILQLLVFLLTFYHSLAYAEEISKQIHLSLPRKNRELGERILESLNKTLGALVRAWLVLNVIKGILMTFGFLLFGVSDLYTAIVAGFLTFLFSFVPLFEGWMIWAIAAAYFAMNGSYLHAAGIALYGFFLVSPMPDYTIRPMMVAKDANLDETLVFIGMIGGTWAMGVKGLIIGPIVLNLLLVLLKEWKRVISGREPSRRPSPSPSKPSPHPGG encoded by the coding sequence ATGAGGGCGGAACTAATCGCCTGGACGGCGGCGGTTCTCATAATAGCGTATCTCGCGTGGGAAACGGTTAGTCCCCTCATCACCCCGATATTCTTTGGCATCGTCCTCGCCTACGCCGCGTATCCAATCCACCGCCGGCTGAGTGGCAGGATGGGCAGGAAGAAGTCCGCCGCGGCCCTCACCGTCGGAACCGTCGGCCTGGGAGGCGTGGTGACCTTCGAGCTGTTAATGATATCAGTTAAGGTAGCGTCCTCCTTCTACGACAGCATCGTCGACTTCTTTGACTGGCTGATGAGCCAGCCGCTGCCGCCCGAGGTTCTCGCCTTCCTCGAGCGCTTCTCGGACCAGCTGATACCCAGGGTCTCGGAGTACATATCCCACGAAACCCTCTCACTCCCCCTCTACATCCTCCAGCTCCTGGTATTCCTGCTCACGTTCTACCATTCCCTCGCATACGCCGAGGAGATTTCGAAGCAGATTCACCTGTCTCTCCCGAGAAAGAACCGCGAACTGGGTGAGAGAATCCTGGAAAGCCTCAACAAGACCCTCGGAGCGCTGGTGAGGGCCTGGCTGGTTTTGAACGTCATAAAAGGGATTCTGATGACGTTTGGCTTCCTCCTGTTCGGGGTCTCCGACCTCTACACCGCGATAGTGGCCGGCTTCCTAACGTTCCTGTTCTCCTTCGTCCCACTCTTCGAGGGCTGGATGATATGGGCCATAGCAGCAGCCTACTTCGCCATGAACGGCTCTTATCTCCACGCTGCGGGGATAGCGCTCTACGGCTTCTTCCTGGTCTCCCCGATGCCCGACTACACGATAAGGCCAATGATGGTCGCCAAGGACGCGAACCTCGACGAGACCCTCGTCTTCATCGGGATGATAGGCGGAACCTGGGCCATGGGGGTGAAGGGCCTCATAATCGGTCCGATAGTGCTCAACCTTCTCCTCGTCCTCCTCAAAGAATGGAAAAGGGTCATATCAGGTAGAGAACCTTCACGCCGGCCCTCTCCATCTCCCTCAAAGCCCTCTCCTCATCCTGGGGGTTGA